TGGCTAATGTAGAAAGTATGGAAAAGATAAAGGATAAAGGATAGAGATCAACGGAACGAAGCACCGAGTTTTGCACGTAGCATCCCGGAAGGTAGCAACGCTCATTCAGGTGCTCGGCCTCCTTCAACACAATAACCTGCATCCCCTCCACACGCTCCTCCAACACCGCCTCTCCTGTCCCGGTTCTCATTTTTCCCCATTACGTCGCAATCtcaagaaaatttttctgtGTTTCCCCCTTTGTTTCCCGACGCTTCTGAATGGGAGCGGACGATTAGAAATTCTCTCATTATACATCATCGTTAAAACGCCCTCGGAATCGTTGTGATAGTCGAAGAGGTTTGAGTTTTGAGTATGAAGGTGGTGCTAGAAGTACAGCTGCTCCTGTAGACTTGAGAAAACAGAGTAGAAAGATAAGTGTAATTGAAAACTGGCGCATTGAAATAAAAAGAGAATGCACCTAGCCGTTTCAATTCCTTCACTCCTGGGCGCCCTCAGCAGGCTGTTGTTCGTCCTGGCCGGCCTCGGACATGTCGGAGGTCCACAAGGTCAAGTTATCCCTCAACAGTTGCATGATCAAAGTACTGTCTTTGTAAGACTCCTCAGAGAGTGTGTCAAGCTCAGCAATGGCATCGTCGAAAGCCTGCTTAGCCAAATGACAAGCCTTGTCTGGAGAATTCTGGATCTCGTAGTAGAAGACGGAGAAGTTCAGAGCTAGACCCAGACGGATTGGGTGCGTAGGGGGCAACTCAGTGGTAGCGATCTCAGAGGCGGTTTTGTaggcttccaaagaagcGTTGGTAGCCTTGTCTCTGACCTCACCGGAAGAGAACTCGGCCAAGTAACGGTGGTAGTCACCCTTCATTTTGTAGTAGAAGACCTTAGACTCACCGGTAGTGGCCGAAGGGATCAAGTGTGTGTCGAGAACCGACAAGATGTCGTCACAGATCTTCGTCAGTTCAGTCTCGATCTTAGAACGGTAGTCGCGGATCAGCTTCACCTGGTGCTCAGATTTGTCCTTGGCCTCCTCTTTTTGCTCGATCGACGACACGATTCTCCACGAGGCACGGCGGGCACCGATCACATTTTTGTAAGCAACCGAGAGCAAGTTACGCTCCTCCACGGACAACTCTTGGCCGGAAGACGCTACGGCCTTCATGCTGTCGACCATTTCCTCGTAACGCTCGGCCTGTTCAGCAAGCTTGGCCAAGTAAACGGAATCTTCACGACTTTGTGACATGTCTGATTTAGGGTGTTCTGCAAAGAATAAATGTTAGTACGTCTGTCTTCTGAACTCTAATGCCCTGTGAAGCTATGTTGAAGAAGCGTTGAAAAGGAGTAAGAGCAGTAGTCGAGAAAAAACGCAAGTTTTATCAATGTCAGATTTTTTCCCCTtagtgttttttttttttctctcTCGAATGCAAAAAAAAGGGACGGGGCTGGTCGGACCAAGATCAACTGGATTTGGTTACCCGATTACTACATTTAGTT
The Lachancea thermotolerans CBS 6340 chromosome G complete sequence genome window above contains:
- a CDS encoding KLTH0G14146p (highly similar to uniprot|P34730 Saccharomyces cerevisiae YDR099W BMH2 14-3-3 protein minor isoform binds proteins and DNA involved in regulation of many processes including exocytosis and vesicle transport Ras/MAPK signaling during pseudohyphal development rapamycin-sensitive signaling and others), yielding MSQSREDSVYLAKLAEQAERYEEMVDSMKAVASSGQELSVEERNLLSVAYKNVIGARRASWRIVSSIEQKEEAKDKSEHQVKLIRDYRSKIETELTKICDDILSVLDTHLIPSATTGESKVFYYKMKGDYHRYLAEFSSGEVRDKATNASLEAYKTASEIATTELPPTHPIRLGLALNFSVFYYEIQNSPDKACHLAKQAFDDAIAELDTLSEESYKDSTLIMQLLRDNLTLWTSDMSEAGQDEQQPAEGAQE